The genomic stretch TATATATGCAGCACTGGGTGAAGGACATGAGGCACGGTGAAGACATCAAGGACGAGTATGAGCAGCCTGCGTTtgccctggtgaacaaggccaccGGTGAAGCCATCCAGCATTCCCTGGAAAAGGGCCACCCTGTAAGCTAGCTAGTCTCTGATTTGGTGTGTGCAATACTGCAGTTGATTAATATATACCTCGCCTGGACTGCAGGTTCGCCTTGCGGCATACGACCCGGACTGCCCGGACGAGTCGGTGATGTGGACGGAGAGCGAGGACGTCGGCGACGACTTCCATTGCATCCGCATGGCGAGCAACATCCAGCTCAACTTCGACGCCGTCCATGGCGGCGAGGACGAGAGCGTGGTGCAGGACGGCACCACCATCATCCTGTTTGACTGGGTCGAGGGAGACAACCAGCGCTGGAAGATCGTTCCCTGGTGTGAGTAATCTATCATGTGCCAATCGGTTATACTGTTATATGTACTATATGTTCAGCAATCACCTCCGCGAGCACCTTAATTAATCGATTGCCTGTCTCTAATGCAGAGAGCCAGAGCCATGCAGTGTTCTGCAGGCTGCTCGGCCGAAAATAAACTGGTCGACGGCAACGCCGCCCAAGATGTCGATCAAGCCGGCCCGGCCGCCCTTTTTTTTTTGCCACTATTTCACTCGTTAGTCCGACGGGCATAACCAATCTAAGCTATTTTGTTTGGCATGGATCACTAGCTGGCGAGCTCGGCTCAAAAGAAGAAAAAGCTAGACCACATCTGTGCTTATTTGTATCCTTTTATTTCCCATGAATAATTATCGTGCTTTTTTATTGGTGTCAGTGGTGGCAAAATTAACACCACATCGATTCCGATCACACCTAGTATATTTGCTGTGAAATCATCCGCACGTACGCTCTATTTTCTGCCAGATATGGAAGCATTTACGTCCATTCCAATCAGTTATATCTGCCGCTAGCAGCTTAAAGATAAGGTAGATTCATTAGTCCGATCTAAGCTATTTTGTTTGGCATGGATCACTAGCTTGCGAGCTCGGCTCAAAAGAAGAAAAAACTATACCTAGATCCACGCGTGTGTGTGTTGCTTATTTGTATCCTTTTATTTCCAACGAATAATTATTGTCTATTTTTCTTGGTGTCAGTGGTGGCAGAATTAACACAGCATCTATTCAGATCACACCTAGTATATTTGTTGTGCCCCTAAAAAAATCCGCACGTACCCTCTATTTCTGCCAGATATGGAAGCATTTACGTCCATTCCAATCAGTTATATCTGCCGCTAGCAGCTTAAAGATAAGGTAGattcagaaaaaaaaatcatgaacaaaaGGAAGATATAGTAGGTTAGAAAGCTGGTGAGAATTACAGCAGGAGCTCAACTTCTGCTAGGGAGAAAAGGAgagaacaacaacacaacaactTAGCAGAGCATTGCACATCTATCCTATAGTTAGCACATATGTGTAATCAGCATGTATGTTTCTTGCAATTTCACACGTTTAAGGTGTCTCATATGATTGGCCAGCTGTATTTAAACCAGGTAAGTTTCTTATTATTCATATCTATGATCTGAAAGCCACATGCTATCCTGGAATAAACAGTGCTAACTATCAATCTCCTTATGGTGGATGATGTGGAAGATGAGTTGTACTAATAGGGGGCAACGTCAGTTTGAAGTAAATCAGGTGGTTGTTGTTTTTCCTCTCCCTAAGTGATGCCGTCTTTTGACATCCCAGCCACTCTATCCTAAGGTTTCACCATTGCATATTGTCTCCAACATATGCAAAACCAGATCCAACGCAAGTAATAGAAATAATGATGCGAGGCAGAAAAGGAAATGTTGTATTCTCATGAAAGGGGATGCTTGGGTTGCATTAAATATGGGCCATGTCTGACAGATCTGTGAGGTAAGCACACATGCTCCTCAAGCAGCAATACTTCAACTCCACCATCAACATGTTAGGCCGATATCGGATTGAGCCACGCTGCTATGCGAATTACTTATTTCCTCCTTCAATGAACAATACATTCATAAAGAACTTTATTTAGGTAATTACAGACTTAGGATAGTGTCTACATTCATCAACATTAACCTTTCGCTGAACGATGCTAACAAGCTTCAGTTTCAGCGTCCACTAAACATGTATtgtcaaggtatttttgtattctATAAAATATTGATTAATGTGTTCTTTTCAAGTCTGTAGGTCCCACAACCATATGGAACAGCTCTAACTGTGAGTTCCATCCACCAGTTTTTAACTACTTTTGTACATGCATGTTCATACATAATAATATAATTCCTTTTGATAGTACATGTACTCATATATTCCCTGTTTTCATGATATGTTATGTTCACTGTTTTCATGAAGTACAGTGCTATAGTTAGCACATATGTGTAATCAGCATGTATGTCTTGGATCACATATACATATGCATGTCACAAACATTAAATTAGTAAAATATATTTGCATATGTTATGCAAGGAACTACCTTGTAGCATGTGGAAACCAAAAATTTAGTATAGTAGGAGACTGATGTTCTGCTAAGATGTGGAAGCTCAATCCTATTCATTTGAGGGGCACATAAAAATTGAAAAAGAAAT from Triticum aestivum cultivar Chinese Spring unplaced genomic scaffold, IWGSC CS RefSeq v2.1 scaffold114352, whole genome shotgun sequence encodes the following:
- the LOC123176540 gene encoding ricin B-like lectin R40C1 encodes the protein MRHGEDIKDEYEQPAFALVNKATGEAIQHSLEKGHPVRLAAYDPDCPDESVMWTESEDVGDDFHCIRMASNIQLNFDAVHGGEDESVVQDGTTIILFDWVEGDNQRWKIVPW